Sequence from the Streptomyces peucetius genome:
GCTCGCTGCACCGGGCGATGGACGAAGGCGCCGACGTCCGCGGCTACTTCACCTGGTCGCTCACCGACAACATCGAGTGGGCGGAGGGCGCCTCCCAGCGTTTCGGTCTCGTCCACATCGACTACGACACGCTCCGGCGCACGCCCAAGGCGTCGTACGCCTGGTACCGGGACATGATCGCCGCGCAGAAGCGCGCTGCTGGGACCTGACCTGACCGGAGCAGGACCGGGAGCGCCCGGCGCTGCGGACGCCCCCGGATGCCGTGTCCGCGTCAGTGCTGCGACGCCGGCAGGAAGTGGATCCGCTCCTGGACGACCGGGTGACCGGCCTTGGCGAAGTTCGCGGCCATGGGGAAGTTCCCCTGGTCGGTGGCGCCCGCAATGAACTCGGCGCCCCGCTCCGCCAGTTGGTGCGTGCACTCCACCAGCAGGTCGTACGCGTACCCCCGGCCGCGCTGCTCCGGGACGACGCCGATGAAGCCGACGCACGGGCCCGACGGATTGTGCGCCGGGACATGGATGCCGACCAGCTCACCGTCCGGCGTGTACGCGAGCTGCCACCATGCGCGGGGCGAAGGGCACCAGTGGAAGAAGTCCAGCTCCTCCTGCGCGGCCCGGTCGACGCCGTCCTCCGCGATGGCGCGCAGGGCGTGCGCGTCCAGCGTCGCGGAGTGGATGCGGCGCAGCGCGTCGAAGAACACGGCATCGTCCGGCTCCGGGCGGAACACCAGCCGCCCGGGCCGCTCGGGCAGCCCGCAATCGGGCGTCCACCGGTACTGGTACCGCTCGACCAGCACCTCCATGCCGGCCGCCTTCGCCGCCCGGATCCGCGCCTCTCCGGCCGCTCGCGTGCGGGGGTCGTCCCGCCAGCCGGCGGGCAGGATCAGCTCGTACTCGACCTGGAACGGCGACGTGCGCAGCAGTTCGGCGCCCGCGTCCTCCTCGCCGTCCGCGATGTCGAACCAGTTGATGTTGACGGGAGTCTCGTCGTCGGGACCGCCCCACCAGGCGGCCCGGGCGACGACCCTGCCGTCGCGCAGCACCACGCGCTTCCAGTCGGGGCGATGCGTGGCACGGGCCAGTGCGCGGCCCACGCCGAGCGGGTCGGGCAGAGTGTCGAACAGGTGCGCGTCGTTCTCGTCGAGCGCGCGGATGACCAGATCGGTCATGAGGATGTCCTCCGGGAAGAATGCGTGATGCGCTCCCGGTCAGACTGCTGACGCCGGGCGGACAGGGCGGGAGCGCTGGAACGATGTGGTGAACACGGCACTCGCCCCCTTCCGTCGTCTCAGGCGTGGCGCTCACACTAGACGGCCGGGCGGTGGGCCGTCCATCGGAATCCCGGCGACTTGCGGACCTTCTTGCGGGACCTTGTGGGCCAGGGGGTGCGCCGCAACAGGCGGTGCCCTGCGGCCGGGTGCGGCGGAATCGGTGCTTCCGTGCAGGTCAGCGCAGGCACCGGAGCCGCCCCTTCTGGACACCTCGGCCCCTCCGGGCCGACAATCTGGAACGTGACGTCCTCCTACGAGTTCAACACGTACCCCGCGCGGCTCTCCGACGCCGAGCGCGAACGTGTCCTCGACCTGCTCAAAGAGGGCGCGGCCCAGGGCAAGCTGTCGCA
This genomic interval carries:
- a CDS encoding GNAT family N-acetyltransferase; translation: MTDLVIRALDENDAHLFDTLPDPLGVGRALARATHRPDWKRVVLRDGRVVARAAWWGGPDDETPVNINWFDIADGEEDAGAELLRTSPFQVEYELILPAGWRDDPRTRAAGEARIRAAKAAGMEVLVERYQYRWTPDCGLPERPGRLVFRPEPDDAVFFDALRRIHSATLDAHALRAIAEDGVDRAAQEELDFFHWCPSPRAWWQLAYTPDGELVGIHVPAHNPSGPCVGFIGVVPEQRGRGYAYDLLVECTHQLAERGAEFIAGATDQGNFPMAANFAKAGHPVVQERIHFLPASQH